The Sinorhizobium fredii USDA 257 region GAGAGCGGTCATTCAAAGCGTTCGCCAACCGCGCGAGGCTCCCGGCGATCCTGAAGGCCGGAGTGGAAACTGTAGAGGTGGTCAACCAGCACTGGTGGCTATTTCGTTGAAATTGTTCCCACCAAGGTCCTTGAGGGGATCGATGAGCACGTGCAGGCAATGACGCCGATATTGAAGACGATGTCGTCGTGCGCGCCTTGCAAAACAGCAAACAGTGCCATACATTTTGCACATAGAATGCGTTTTCGAATATGGCAGACAGCAAGAATGGTTCAGGCGCAGAAAGTTCGTAGCGAGAACGGACCATTGGTTCTCTCCTATATGGATCGGAGTGGAAAGATCGCTGTTGAGCAGGTGGCAGACGGTTTTGGCATGTCCAAAAGCCAGCTCGCCGCGACCGCGGGGCTTGCACGCGAAACACTTTACCGAACCGAACGCAGCCGTGGGGCAAAGACGCAGAG contains the following coding sequences:
- a CDS encoding MbcA/ParS/Xre antitoxin family protein — protein: MVQAQKVRSENGPLVLSYMDRSGKIAVEQVADGFGMSKSQLAATAGLARETLYRTERSRGAKTQSRLREMLEIISRVTEWAGGKEQAMAWYRAQPLPAFGGRTAEALVKDGKAAAVRDYLDHMAVGGFA